AACCCAGTACCCCACATGGGCATTCTGGAAGGGGCCTCGAACAATGCCTGTCAACGTGACTGTGCCCACGACGCGTTCTCCTGCAAGGATGACCCACGGCACCTCAGTACCCGATTCGAACTGCGCCAACTTTCCAAGAATGGAAGTGCGTTGACCTTGGACGGTGAAAAACAAATCCTCACGCAGAGGCTCCCACGGGGCCAGATGGCTGGCGTTCCGCGTATAGGCATCCGCTAGCAATGCAGCGTCAGCCAAAGCCAAAGGCCGGATTGCGAGCCGAGCTGCGCCCGCAGGCTGCAAATTCAGGTCCAGGATTCTGCTGAGGTGCATCCTGTGACTCTACCCGTGGTGTTTTGGTGGTTGATGTGGGAGACCCCCCGACCCGTGTGGGTTGGGGGGTCTCGACCTAATGGTTGTCCGGCGGTGTCCTACTCTCCCACACCCTCCCGGGTGCAGTACCATCGGCGCTGTGGGTCTTAGCTTCCGGGTTCGGAATGGGACCGGGCGTTTCCCCCACGCTATGACCGCCGTAACCTTGTTACCCGTCCCCCCTGTGTGGGGGTGGGAAGTGTGTGGTTACAACTGTGGTGCTTGTTTAGTTGTGTTGTTGTGTTGTTGTTCCCGGGTTGTTGGTTGGGAACCACATAGTGGACGCGTGCAGTGTGTTGTGTGTGGTGTAAGTTGTTGGCCTATTAGTACCGGTCAGCTTCACGAGTCTTTAGTCCTCGCTTCCACATCCGGCCTATCAACCCAGTGGTCTGGCTGGGGGCCTCTCACACATAAATGTGTTTGGAAATCTCATCTTGAAGCGAGCTTCCCGCTTAGATGCTTTCAGCGGTTATCCCATCCGAACGTAGCTAATCAGCGGTGCACTTGGCAGTACAACTGACACACCAGAGGTTCGTCCGTCCCGGTCCTCTCGTACTAAGGACAGCCCTTCTCAAATTTCCTGCGCGCGCAGCGGATAGGGACCGAACTGTCTCACGACGTTCTAAACCCAGCTCGCGTACCGCTTTAATGGGCGAACAGCCCAACCCTTGGGACCTACTCCAGCCCCAGGATGCGACGAGCCGACATCGAGGTGCCAAACCATGCCGTCGATATGGACTCTTGGGCAAGATCAGCCTGTTATCCCCGAGGTACCTTTTATCCGTTGAGCGACGGCCATTCCACAATGTACCGCCGGATCACTAGTCCCGACTTTCGTCCCTGCTTGAGATGTCTCTCTCACAGTCAAGCTCCCTTGTGCACTTACACTCGACACCTGATTGCCAACCAGGCTGAGGGAACCTTTGGGCGCCTCCGTTACTTTTTAGGAGGCAACCGCCCCAGTTAAACTACCCATCAGGCACTGTCCCTGACCCGGATCACGGGCCGAAGTTAGATGTCCAAAGTGACCAGAGTGGTATTTCAACGATGACTCCACCCGAACTGGCGTCCGGGTTTCAACGTCTCCCACCTATCCTACACAAGCCACTCCGAACACCAATACCAAACTATAGTAAAGGTCTCGGGGTCTTTCCGTCCTGCTGCGCGTAACGAGCATCTTTACTCGTACTGCAATTTCGCCGAGTTTATGGTTGAGACAGCGGGGAAGTCGTTACTCCATTCGTGCAGGTCGGAACTTACCCGACAAGGAATTTCGCTACCTTAGGATGGTTATAGTTACCACCGCCGTTTACTGGGGCTTAAATTCCCAGCTTCGCCCGCAAGGGGCTAACCGGTCCTCTTAACCTTCCAGCACCGGGCAGGAGTCAGTCCGTATACATCGTCTTGCGACTTCGCACGGACCTGTGTTTTTAGTAAACAGTCGCTTCCCCCTGGTCTCTGCGGCCCACACCCGCTCCACAAAGCAAGTCTGTATCACGGGGCAGGCCCCCCTTCTCCCGAAGTTACGGGGGCATTTTGCCGAGTTCCTTAACCATAATTCTCTCGATCGCCTTGGTATTCTCTACCTGATCACCTGTGTCGGTTTGGGGTACGGGCGGCTAAAACCTCGCGTCGATGCTTTTCTAGGCAGCATAGGATCACCGGATCCCCCCATGCGGGGGTCCCATCAGATCTCAGGATCGTGCTCGAAACACACAGGAACGGATTTGCCTATCCCTGACCCTACATCCTTGGACCGGGGCTACCATCGCCCGGCCCGGCTACCTTCCTGCGTCACACCTGTTAATACGCTTGCCTCCCGGGATCAGGTCCCAGCACCAGCCCAACCATCACACCACAAGTGGCGCAACAAGAAAGACCGGCGGTGGTTAGTATCCCCCGTTCAACATGGGCGGTTTTTCGCCGGTACGGGAATATCAACCCGTTGTCCATCGACTACGCCTGTCGGCCTCGCCTTAGGTCCCGACTTACCCAGGGCAGATTAGCTTGACCCTGGAACCCTTGATCATTCGGCGGACGGGTTTCTCACCCGTCTTTCGCTACTCATGCCTGCATTCTCACTCGTGTAGGCTCCACCGCTGGTTTACACCGCGACTTCACCGCCCACACGACGCTCCCCTACCCATCCACACCCCTGAACCACGAAGGCTAGGGTAATGCGTGAATGCCACAACTTCGGCGGTGTACTTGAGCCCCGCTACATTGTCGGCGCGGAATCACTTGACCAGTGAGCTATTACGCACTCTTTCAAGGATGGCTGCTTCTAAGCCAACCTCCTGGTTGTCTAAGCAACTCCACATCCTTTCCCACTTAGCACACGCTTAGGGGCCTTAGTTGGTGGTCTGGGCTGTTTCCCTCTCGACTATGAAGCTTATCCCCCACAGTCTCACTGCTGCGCTCTGACTTACCGGCATTCGGAGTTTGGCTGACGTCAGTAACCTTGTAGGGCCCATCGGCCATCCAGTAGCTCTACCTCCGGCAAGAAACACGCAACGCTGCACCTAAATGCATTTCGGGGAGAACCAGCTATCACGGAGTTTGATTGGCCTTTCACCCCTACCCACAGCTCATCCCCTCCATTTTCAACTGAAGTGGGTTCGGTCCTCCACGACGTCTTACCGTCGCTTCAACCTGGCCATGGGTAGATCACTCCGCTTCGGGTCTAGATCACGCCACTGAACACGCCCTGTTCAGACTCGCTTTCGCTACGGCTTCCCCACACGGGTTAACCTCGCGACGTAACACTAACTCGCAGGCTCATTCTTCAAAAGGCACGCCATCACACCCATACAACCCCGAAGGGCTGCAGATGCTCTGACGGATTGTAAGCACACGGTTTCAGGTACTGTTTCACTCCCCTCCCGGGGTACTTTTCACCTTTCCCTCACGGTACTGGTCCGCTATCGGTCATTAGGAAGTATTTAGGCTTATCAGGTGGTCCTGACAGATTCACACGGGATTTCTCGGGCCCCGTGCTACTTGGGATCCTCTCCAAAGGCGGTGCCACACATTACGGTTACGGGACTCACACCCTCTCTGGCCGGCCTTTCAAGACCGTTCACCTATACGCACACCCACACCCCACCGGTCCGGCAGAACCAGCACGGAAAGTCCCACAACCCCGCCCACGCAACGCCCGCCGGCTATCACACATGGAACGGTTTAGCCTCATCCGCGTTCGCTCGCCACTACTAACGGAATCACTCTTGTTTTCTCTTCCTGCGGGTACTGAGATGTTTCACTTCCCCGCGTTCCCCCCACGCACCCTATGAATTCAGGCACGGGTCACACAATCACCTTGCAGCGTTGTGCGGGGTTTCCCCATTCGGACATCCTGGGATCACCGCTCGGTTATCAACTCCCCCAGGCTTATCGCAGATTCCTACGTCCTTCTTCGGCTCCTAATGCCAAGGCATCCACCGTGCGCCCTTAAAAACTTGACCACACAAAACCACAACCCAAACAGGCTGCGGCTGATGCACTCAATCAATTCGAGAGAACCACGACCACAAAAGGGCCAGGTTCATTCATCAAAGAAATTGCTAGAACACACAACCCACACCCCCAAAAAGAGTGCAGGACCATGTGTCCAGATGCTCGCGTCCACTATGTAGTTCTCAAACAACAACCCCGTCAACCACACCCACCCCACACAAACACGAGGGGGTGCCGGCCGCAGGAACAACAAGAAACACCAAGGATTCCCTGCATTGCTGCAAAAAGGCCCTGTTGCCTCAGGACCCAACAGTGCGCCAAACACAACCCGGCAACCAACACCCCGGACCGCTTTCCCAACAACCCCCCCACACACAAAAGTGCGAAAAGAGGGCCGCCGTACTCACGCCAGGACACCACCACCAACAGGCCATGCCAAAAAACTTGATTTGCTGATATTCCACCCATGAGCACCCACCGCAGAACAGACGCCTGCGCAATGGGCAACACTGACAACCCCGGAACCCGCCCATGCAGGCAGACCCGGACGCCGTTAGCAGCTCCTTAGAAAGGAGGTGATCCAGCCGCACCTTCCGGTACGGCTACCTTGTTACGACTTAGTCCCAATCGCCGGTCCCACCTTCGACGGCTCCCCCCACAAGGGTTAGGCCACCGGCTTCGGGTGTTACCAACTTTCGTGACTTGACGGGCGGTGTGTACAAGGCCCGGGAACGTATTCACCGCAGCGTTGCTGATCTGCGATTACTAGCGACTCCGACTTCATGGGGTCGAGTTGCAGACCCCAATCCGAACTGAGACCGGCTTTTTGGGATTAGCTCCACCTCACAGTATCGCAACCCTTTGTACCGGCCATTGTAGCATGCGTGAAGCCCAAGACATAAGGGGCATGATGATTTGACGTCGTCCCCACCTTCCTCCGAGTTGACCCCGGCAGTCTCCTATGAGTCCCCGGCCGAACCGCTGGCAACATAGAACGAGGGTTGCGCTCGTTGCGGGACTTAACCCAACATCTCACGACACGAGCTGACGACAACCATGCACCACCTGTAAACCGGCCGCAAGCGGGGCACCTGTTTCCAGGTCTTTCCGGTCCATGTCAAGCCTTGGTAAGGTTCTTCGCGTTGCATCGAATTAATCCGCATGCTCCGCCGCTTGTGCGGGCCCCCGTCAATTCCTTTGAGTTTTAGCCTTGCGGCCGTACTCCCCAGGCGGGGCACTTAATGCGTTAGCTACGGCGCGGAAAACGTGGAATGTCCCCCACACCTAGTGCCCAACGTTTACGGCATGGACTACCAGGGTATCTAATCCTGTTCGCTCCCCATGCTTTCGCTCCTCAGCGTCAGTTACAGCCCAGAGACCTGCCTTCGCCATCGGTGTTCCTCCTGATATCTGCGCATTTCACCGCTACACCAGGAATTCCAGTCTCCCCTACTGCACTCTAGTCTGCCCGTACCCACTGCAGAACCGGAGTTGAGCCCCGGTCTTTCACAGCAGACGCGACAAACCGCCTACGAGCTCTTTACGCCCAATAATTCCGGATAACGCTTGCGCCCTACGTATTACCGCGGCTGCTGGCACGTAGTTAGCCGGCGCTTCTTCTGCAAGTACCGTCACCCCCAAAGAGGGCTTCTTCCCTACTGAAAGAGGTTTACAACCCGAAGGCCGTCATCCCTCACGCGGCGTCGCTGCATCAGGCTTTCGCCCATTGTGCAATATTCCCCACTGCTGCCTCCCGTAGGAGTCTGGGCCGTGTCTCAGTCCCAGTGTGGCCGGTCACCCTCTCAGGCCGGCTACCCGTCGTCGCCTTGGTAGGCCATTACCCCACCAACAAGCTGATAGGCCGCGAGTCCATCCAAAACCACAAAAAGCTTTCCACCCCCCACCATGCGATGAGAAGTCATATCCGGTATTAGACCCAGTTTCCCAGGCTTATCCCAGAGTCAAGGGCAGGTTACTCACGTGTTACTCACCCGTTCGCCACTAATCCCCGGCGCAAGCACCGGATCATCGTTCGACTTGCATGTGTTAAGCACGCCGCCAGCGTTCATCCTGAGCCAGGATCAAACTCTCCGTTCAAAAACAAAAAACGAAACACAACCACCCCCACCGGAAATCACGGCAAGAAGCAGCTGCAAATCTGAAACCAGCTGAAAACCAAACCACCACACACGGGGGTGCGCAATGGCCCGGCAAAAATTCAACCAATCAAAAAACAATCGGTATCAACAAACTTGGCACACTATTGAGTTCTCAAACAACAGGTCACTAATCCAAAGCAGTACCACAACCAACCACAACGGCCAGCAGATCGCTCCGGAGCAACTTTTCAAACTTACCCGAACCAGCCACACAAAGCAAACCAGCCCGGAACCCCCACCAGCACCAACAGCGCACCAAAGCACCACCGGAAACCGGCCATTCGAAAGGGAGAAAGTCACCGT
The Paenarthrobacter ureafaciens genome window above contains:
- a CDS encoding GNAT family N-acetyltransferase, yielding MHLSRILDLNLQPAGAARLAIRPLALADAALLADAYTRNASHLAPWEPLREDLFFTVQGQRTSILGKLAQFESGTEVPWVILAGERVVGTVTLTGIVRGPFQNAHVGYWVDRTLTGQGVAGAALKAVLEMAGEGLGLHRVQAAVLGNNGPSRAVLKRAGFKEIGLARSYLKIAGRWQDHILYQRILP